The nucleotide sequence GTTCCATCTTCTAAGTATGGCATATCTTCTTCAGGTAGCACGATAGAAATAACACCTTTATTACCGTGTCGCCCAGCCATTTTATCACCAACTTTGATTTTACGTTTTTGTGCGATAGAAACTTTAACAATTTTTTCAACACCTTCTTCCAAAAGGTCATTATTATCCTTTGAAAGCACTTCAACGTGAATGACGGTTCCACCGTGTCCATTTTTAACTTTTAAAGAGGTATCTTTAGTTCCATTTGAACGAGAACCTAAAATAGCTTGCAACAGTTTTTCTTCTTGGGCCGGGTTTTCTTCTCCTTTAGGTGAAGTACGACCTACTAAAACATCTCCCGGAAGCACTTCAGAACCAACTTTAACGATTCCATGTTCATCTAAATGACGAATTGAATATTTAGAAATTTGTGGGATATCTACAGTTAAAACATCATTACCTGAACGTGAACTTCTGAATTGAATAATTTGTTCTTCAATATGAATTGATGTATAAACATCATCTTTTACTAAACGTTCATTAATGATAACGGCATCCTCAAAGTTATAACCATTTCATGTAGTAAATCCAACTAAAACGTTTTTACCAAGCGCTAGTTCTCCATCCTTAAATGATGAACCATCGGTCAATAAATCGCCTTGTTTAACTTCTTGTCCTTTAACCACAATCGGTTTTTGTTGAACTAAAGTTCCTTGGTTACTACGTTCAAAATTACGAAGTGAATATTTATCACTAACACCATTTTCTCTTTTGATAGTAATTTTTGAACCATCAACAGCTGTTACAATACCTGCATTTTTAGCAATTAAATTATATGAAGAGTATTTTGCAATATCTGCTTCAATTCCGGTTGCAATTAAAGGAGCTTCTGCTTGAATTAAGGGAACGGCCTGACGTTGCATGTTCGATCCCATCAATGCACGGTTAGCATCGTCGTTTTCTAAGAACGGAATTCCGGCAGCAGCTACCGAAACCATTTGTTTAGATGAAACCTCTAAATAATCTACTTCTTCAGGTTTACCTAAACGATAAGTATAATCACTTCTAATGGTTAATGAAGGAGTAATAATTCTGTTGTTTTCATCAACTTGTACTGATGATTGTGCAAATGAAAGACCTTTTTCTTCTGCAGCAGTTAAATAATCAACAGTGTTATAATCAACTATGCCATTTTTAACTTTATAATATGGAGTTTTTAAAAATCCAAATTCATCAACCTGCGCAAAGGTTGCAAAGTTTAATATCAATCCTATATTTAATCCTTCTGGTGTTTCGATTGGACAAATTCTTCCATAGTGAGTTGAATGCACGTCCCGAACTTCAAATTGAGCTGTATCACGACTTAAACCACCAGGTCCTAAAGATGTCACACGACGTTTATTAGAAACTTCGGCTAGCGGATTAATTTGATCCATAAATTGAGATAATTTTGAAGAATTAAAAAAAGTTTTCATTTGATTGGTAATCAATTTATTATTAGTTACATTTTTAGCAGTTACTTTGTCAGCTTCCTTTGAACCAATGCGCTCGCGGGTAGTTTTTTCAAGTTTTGCTAGTGCAATCATTAACTGTGATTCTAATAATTCACCTACAGAAACAATCCGTTTATTAATCAATGAATCCGGATCGTCTTCTTGTCCTACGCCTTGAGTTAAGTTGAAATAATAACTAATTGCAGCAACAATATCAGAAATTAATAAATGAGTTTCAACAGATTTTGGATCATTTCCAATAACAATAATTGGATCATTTCCGGCCTCCATTAATTTCTTGGATGGAAATACTTTAACCTTAATCACACGAATTCTCTTAGCTAATTCAGTGTTGTTATTCACATAACTAGTTTCGGTTGGAAATTTTGTATCATCTTTATTAATTGGACGGTACACCTTATGATAAACGTGTTCGGCCTTAATATCCTCAAGTTTTTCAGATTTACAAATTCCTTTATCAAATCAATCTTGAATTTTTAAAGCGGTTTTATAATCAATATAGTTTCCTTTACGCATTAAAACATCACCAGATTTATTTTTGATATCTTCAGCTAAATAAGTATCAGTAATACGATCAATTAAAGATAACTTTTTATTTAGCATATAACGCCCGGTTGCTGACAAGTTGTATCTTTTCTTATCAAAGAGCATACTTGGCAACAGTGATTTTTTGGCCTCAGTAGTCTCGCGATCACCTTTTCTAATTGTTTTAAAAATTTCTTCTTGACAAAGATCAATAATTTCCTCTTGAGTAAGATCAATATTATTTAAAATTTTATCTTTCTTTATGGTTTCCTCTAACAATTCAGACTTGCCAAATAACTTCAACATTGTTTTTATTGAAAAACCAAAAGAACCCATCAAGGTTCCCAAAGCAATGTTTTTGTTTTTATCAACTTTTACTTTTACTATATCTAAATTTGATGAAGTAACTTTATGTGAAACCTCAAATCATGAACCAACTCTTGGTAGAATTTCGAGTTTGTTAAACAAGTCATCTGATTGCTTATTACGCACACCAACCCCAAAGTATGCACCCGGCGATCTAATTAACTGACTAACAATTACTTTTTCAGAACCATTTATTATAAAACTTCCACCTGAAGTCATGTATGGAATTTCACCTAATAAAACTTTTTCTTCTTTTATAACCCCAGTTTTTACATTTTCAACCTTTAAAGTTGCATAAATTTTTGAACTGAAGTTCATCCCTTTCGCCTTACACTTATTGATTTCATCACCTTCACTAGTGATTTTTTTGTATGGTAGCTCAACTTCAAAAGTTGATTTAAGGTATTCAAGTTTAATTTGTCCGGTAGTAATTGGATAAGTTTCCATCAAAGCATTTTGAATTCCGGTTTTCATAAAATCATGAAAACTATCTTTGCTGGTCTTTAAAATATCCAAAAGTTCAAGAGATTGTTTGGTCACTGAATAATCTCTTCTTAATGTTTTAGGCCCAAATTTTTTCACTTTATATTTTTTATTTTCCATTTTTGACCTTTCTATGCTGCAATTAAGTAATTTTTAAAATAAAATTTAATTTTTTAAAAAATGTATATAAATTTTACTATATTATTTTATTTAACATAATAAAAAATAAAAATTTTTAAAACTGAAATACACACTTTTTTAGCGTACTTTTTAGTTAATTTATGATTTAAATTTAATAATTTTTAAGTAAATTTTCTGTCAAATTTGTGTTTTATAAATTAAAAAAATAAGTTCTAATAAAAAATAAAAAATAAAAGCAGGAACAAATAATGGTAATATTTTTTCCTCAGAATTATCTCGATTTGAATATCTATCTACAAACGTATAAAGTGAATAACTGCTGAAAATTCCGTAAGTTATAAAGTTTCGATATGTTCCTTCACTTTCAAATAAAACTAGGGAAAGAATGGCCTTTCTATACATTGGAAAAAGAAAATTTTTATAGATAAAAAATTTTGTATATCCCAGAGATTTTCAATAATCAATTTTGCTTTGATCTATTTTATTAATTGTTTCCGAAAACTGCTTGCTCATAGACCTAAAAGTAAGAATTATTACCGATAAAACCAATGAAGTCGCAGGATTTAAAAATGAATTAAATAAAACATAAAAAACAATTACCGGAATGGATTTTAACAGGATAATGAAACTTTTAAAGATTATACTTATTTGAGATTGAATTAATTTCTCACTCATTAAAATTGCAAACCAAAATGCAAATACAAAACCTAAATAAATTGCTATATATGTCTGTTTAAAAATTTCTCAATAAATTAGGTAAATATCAGGTTTTGCTATAATCTCACTAAAATCGAAATAGAAAAGTACTTTAAGATGTGATATGAAACTATAAAAATCAGTTTTTATTTGTGATAATTCTAAAAAACTTATGATAACAATACTAAAATAGATGCTGAAAATTACTCAATTTATGATTTTTTTATAATTATATTTTCAACTTTTTGGTGTATTTTTATTACTATGTTTAATTTTTGGTGCAATAAATAAATATTTATTATAAAAAACTAAAATAAGTTCAAAAATAAAAACAAAGAAAACAATATATAAAACACTAATTCCTAAATATTGAAATTGATTTTTATATAAATTAAATAAAAAGCCAATTCCAAATACACCAACCGATCCTAAAATTGAATTTCAACGTATATTTGATTCTATCGCTAATAAAGAATTCATTAAAAATTTATTTTTGTGATTTAAAAAAATATTGATATAAAAACTTTTAAAATGAAACATCCCATTATTTATATCACGATAAAATTTATTTGTATCACTAGATTCAAAAATATCACAAAAATATCGTTGCAATCATAATCAAGTACTATATCAAAAAATCATAAAGGCTATCATTTCACCTCTATATGTGGCTTTGAAAATAGTAATAATCAAAATTATTGGGAGTGAACGAAGCACTAAAATAATAACTCTTAAAATTCAGGTTCACCAATTATGTTTTCATAAATTTAAAGCAGTGAAATATGCGCTAAAAAATGCTAAAATCAATCCAACAAAACTTCCGCTAAAAACTAATTTAATAGTGATTCACATTAATTCTAAATTTTTTATTCACAATGATTCGCCTTTAAATTGTGGATCGATGTTTACAAAAGAAAAAAGATTTTTTAAATGTTGATAAAATTGCTTTAAGCCTACTAAGGAAACTGAGAAATTTAAACTATATAAGAAATAACATAAAAAACTTAAAGATACTATAATTAAACATCATTTAATAAAATTGCGTTGAAAAATTTTATTAAAAAATCGTGTTTTATTCATAACAAACACTTTTGTCATGTTTTAATTTATATAGTTTAAAAATTTTATTATTTAGCAAACATAAGATATTTTTAAAATTTCATAATACGAAGTATAGACAAAAAGCAAAAACTTGTATTTTTTGCTTTTTTATTAAGAAACTATAAATAGTTCATAAATTAATATGATTAAAAACATCTTCAAAGAATAACATTATTTACCGATAGTATTTTTAATGACCCTTCAGAATTCTGTTTCTGCATTCTGTATAATTCTATATGAATTAAAACCAACTTTTGGTCCTCAAGGGTCGTTTTTCTTTGTTGAAAGTGCAATTAGTGCATTTGAAAGTTGTTTAATTGATTCATCGCTTAAATTTGAATTAAATAAACCAACATTATAAGGTAAGACATCCGTTACTGAAAAAATTTCTATTTTTTCATTTTTTCTTTTCACTTCAAATGCATCTTTATTTGCTTTAAATTTAGTGTAAGCATATGAACCTTCATTATCAA is from Mycoplasmopsis mustelae and encodes:
- the rpoB gene encoding DNA-directed RNA polymerase subunit beta, coding for MENKKYKVKKFGPKTLRRDYSVTKQSLELLDILKTSKDSFHDFMKTGIQNALMETYPITTGQIKLEYLKSTFEVELPYKKITSEGDEINKCKAKGMNFSSKIYATLKVENVKTGVIKEEKVLLGEIPYMTSGGSFIINGSEKVIVSQLIRSPGAYFGVGVRNKQSDDLFNKLEILPRVGSWFEVSHKVTSSNLDIVKVKVDKNKNIALGTLMGSFGFSIKTMLKLFGKSELLEETIKKDKILNNIDLTQEEIIDLCQEEIFKTIRKGDRETTEAKKSLLPSMLFDKKRYNLSATGRYMLNKKLSLIDRITDTYLAEDIKNKSGDVLMRKGNYIDYKTALKIQDWFDKGICKSEKLEDIKAEHVYHKVYRPINKDDTKFPTETSYVNNNTELAKRIRVIKVKVFPSKKLMEAGNDPIIVIGNDPKSVETHLLISDIVAAISYYFNLTQGVGQEDDPDSLINKRIVSVGELLESQLMIALAKLEKTTRERIGSKEADKVTAKNVTNNKLITNQMKTFFNSSKLSQFMDQINPLAEVSNKRRVTSLGPGGLSRDTAQFEVRDVHSTHYGRICPIETPEGLNIGLILNFATFAQVDEFGFLKTPYYKVKNGIVDYNTVDYLTAAEEKGLSFAQSSVQVDENNRIITPSLTIRSDYTYRLGKPEEVDYLEVSSKQMVSVAAAGIPFLENDDANRALMGSNMQRQAVPLIQAEAPLIATGIEADIAKYSSYNLIAKNAGIVTAVDGSKITIKRENGVSDKYSLRNFERSNQGTLVQQKPIVVKGQEVKQGDLLTDGSSFKDGELALGKNVLVGFTTWNGYNFEDAVIINERLVKDDVYTSIHIEEQIIQFRSSRSGNDVLTVDIPQISKYSIRHLDEHGIVKVGSEVLPGDVLVGRTSPKGEENPAQEEKLLQAILGSRSNGTKDTSLKVKNGHGGTVIHVEVLSKDNNDLLEEGVEKIVKVSIAQKRKIKVGDKMAGRHGNKGVISIVLPEEDMPYLEDGTPLDIMLNPQGVPSRMNIGQILELHLGMAALKLNEKFVSPSFDGVKKQDIEAALEEAGLDRSEKQVVIDPITGNKFDKPISVGVMYIMKLNHMVDDKMHARSVGPYSLITQQPLGGKSQNGGQRFGEMETWALESYGATNVLQEILTYKSDDILGRNALYSALVSGKELPTPGTPESFNVLSHELKGLGLKLELSNKETDSEQPTEFDYQFDTGGDDE
- a CDS encoding ABC transporter permease family protein is translated as MWIKNLELMWITIKLVFSGSFVGLILAFFSAYFTALNLWKHNWWTWILRVIILVLRSLPIILIITIFKATYRGEMIAFMIFWYSTWLWLQRYFCDIFESSDTNKFYRDINNGMFHFKSFYINIFLNHKNKFLMNSLLAIESNIRWNSILGSVGVFGIGFLFNLYKNQFQYLGISVLYIVFFVFIFELILVFYNKYLFIAPKIKHSNKNTPKSWKYNYKKIINWVIFSIYFSIVIISFLELSQIKTDFYSFISHLKVLFYFDFSEIIAKPDIYLIYWEIFKQTYIAIYLGFVFAFWFAILMSEKLIQSQISIIFKSFIILLKSIPVIVFYVLFNSFLNPATSLVLSVIILTFRSMSKQFSETINKIDQSKIDYWKSLGYTKFFIYKNFLFPMYRKAILSLVLFESEGTYRNFITYGIFSSYSLYTFVDRYSNRDNSEEKILPLFVPAFIFYFLLELIFLIYKTQIWQKIYLKIIKFKS